In one Nocardioides sp. NBC_00368 genomic region, the following are encoded:
- a CDS encoding SDR family NAD(P)-dependent oxidoreductase, with translation MSTSTQTERSPTLVLGATGDLGSAVARRLSAEGTPVILHAFSRTTELAYLADETGAVARVAGDLTTDDGVNALAETLTGFDTLSGLINCSGINPSPDTVAEIDRSEWQLTLDLNLTSVWRTASLALPKLRAARSGAVVLVSSVFGIRTPSRRAAYGVSKHALTGLAQAIAQEEEGIVRANVVAPGPMWSESSRQVFVKHARKEGVTVDQYIAYRAARIPGHRFVTADAVAKVCVFLASDGASAINGQCIVADGGEY, from the coding sequence ATGAGCACCAGCACTCAGACTGAGCGATCGCCGACGCTCGTCCTCGGCGCGACCGGCGACCTCGGCAGCGCGGTCGCGCGCCGGCTCAGCGCGGAGGGCACGCCGGTGATCCTGCATGCCTTCAGCCGCACCACCGAGCTGGCCTACCTGGCCGACGAGACCGGTGCCGTCGCGCGCGTGGCCGGCGACCTGACCACCGATGACGGCGTGAACGCCCTGGCCGAGACGCTCACCGGGTTCGACACGCTGTCGGGCCTCATCAACTGCTCCGGCATCAACCCCAGCCCCGACACCGTCGCCGAGATCGACCGCTCCGAGTGGCAGCTCACCCTCGACCTCAACCTGACGTCGGTGTGGCGCACGGCCTCGCTCGCGCTCCCGAAGCTGCGGGCGGCCCGGTCCGGCGCGGTCGTGCTGGTCAGCTCCGTCTTCGGGATCCGTACGCCCTCACGACGGGCCGCCTACGGGGTGTCGAAGCATGCACTCACCGGGCTCGCCCAGGCGATCGCGCAGGAGGAGGAGGGCATCGTCCGCGCCAACGTCGTGGCCCCGGGGCCGATGTGGAGCGAGTCCTCCCGGCAGGTCTTCGTCAAGCACGCTCGGAAGGAGGGGGTGACCGTCGACCAGTACATCGCCTACCGGGCGGCGCGCATCCCCGGACACCGGTTCGTCACCGCCGATGCCGTCGCCAAGGTGTGCGTCTTCCTCGCCTCCGACGGCGCGAGCGCCATCAACGGCCAGTGTATCGTCGCGGACGGCGGGGAGTACTGA